The genomic window AGAAGGGCAAATTCCACACGAAATAGAGAAGCACAGCAATGGCCCCCCAGAAAAGTATGCCGCGGAAGATGGAAGCGAGCGCCATGTTAATCGCCGTCTCGCCCAAGCCGCTGCGCCATGGCGATTCCATCGATCGCGTCTGCTAGCCCTTCTAAGAAAACCCGATACCACGCATCATCATCGGGAAGCTCCCATTCTCGTAGGCTGCCGACGTAACGGGTCAGAGCAATAACGCCCGCGATCGTGGTTGGCGCTGAACGGATGAGCACATTCGCATGCTCCGCGAGAGCATGGCTCCTTTGACTGCTGATTTCGTCGGCGGCATCAAACTCGGACCCCTTATCGAGCTTCGCCGATACGGACAAGGCCGCATCGTAATGCGCCGACAGCTCGCGATGACGCTCGATCACTACGAAGATAAGATCCCGATCGGCTGCAGCGGTCGACTGGGTGGAAATTTCCTGCGATGACAATGTTGGCCCCGAGCAAGTAGCAAGCCTATGTTAGCATCGCGGCCATGATGATAATCAGCGTAGAGGGTCCTTCATCTGCGGTATTTCTACTCGATCGGATTGGGCATTCAGACGAGGTCACCGGCTCCATTTGGAGGTCGAGGAGTTTCGGGGACGACGGCGCGCGCCTTTACTCGCGCCGGAAAACGGCTCCGCTCCAACTATTCCCGGCGTAAAGCTGCATATTTTGCGCGTATCAGAGGTTGTTATCCCGCATCGGCTGCGCTTGGATACGCTTCCACATTCGAAAGGGGCGGGCGAAATGATAAAGTTGATTGCAATAGTTGTCGGTCTGTTGCTGCTCGGCGTGATCGGACAAGCAAACGCACGCGGAGGACATGGAGGGCGCGTCAGCTACGGCGGCGGACATCACACTACCAGTCATGGCGGCAGCTATTTGGGCGGATCCGGCTCATCACACCGTGGCGGGACTTATCTCAATTCGAGAACTGGCAACCGTTACGGCACTCATCGATAACGAGCGAAGAGGCGGGACTCGAGGCGCAGCCATTCGATGGGACTTTTTACGCGTGGGCAACGATGGGAGCCGACGTTTCGGGCCGCCGCCGGTCCCCGCCGACGTCTTTCATTCTTATTCCGACATGGCTGAAGACGGCATCGAGGTACTGGCCTACGACTACGTTGAGGCCTTCGCAGAAAAGTTCAGGGCTTTGGCCGAGCGAACGCGCCCGCGCGATCTCTATGATGTCGCGAATCTTTATCGAAACGCCGATTGTCGAGCGGACAGAGTGTTGTCTCGATCAAGCGGCGTCCCCTTAGGGGCGCCATAAAATGATTTCAGGCTGATCGCCTGCCTCTTAGGGCGCGTGCCCAATACCGTTGTGAGGCAGACACTTATGGTGGCCGCCTCGCGACGTAACGAAAGGAATCGAATTAGAGGCTTTCACCCGTTCTGTCGACGTAAGATAATCTGGACTTCGGCATCGCGCTTGCCCAACTGCAAGCGCGTCGAGATCAGATATATTCACTCGACCTCATGGTATTCGGTCCGGTCGAAATCCGAGTCGAACAGCGCTGCTGCGGCGTCGTAGAGCACGACGGTATTGACAGTTGACTGCATGGCGTACCAGGCGCGCAATGCCTCGATCGCCGATGCATGGGCTCGCAACGATCGCGCCGAGGCTTGGCAATCGAGCACCTCCAGCTTGAGTGCCTCCCGCTTCGCGCCGCTCTCGAGGATATTCCGATCGACTGTCATTTCTCCGCCTTCACCGTCCTAGTTGGTCCGCCAGAATCTATGCGCTGCTACCAGCCTGCCAGTCTGCGCCGTATTGACGGATCATTTCGCGATGGGACCGTTTGATAAAGGCGCGCTCGACGCAAAAGCCGGCGGTGACTGAGCGGCTAGGGCTAGGCCGCGCGCGACGTAGTCAGCCAGCAAACTCCAAATTATGTTACTGCCGGCGACGTGACAAAAGTGAGTGCCATGACGGTGCTGCGAAATGCCTTAGCCATGGTTGTTCCCCCAGCCGATCGGCGAGGGATGTTAACATTGCAACCAAGACGTTCTGCGGCGTTTAACGGGCAGGATCCGTCGTATTTCTGCTGGATCAACTTGTGGTCGCGCGCGGTAGGCTGGTGAAGGAATATATGATGGCAACCAACCGCGTTTCGCAAAGGTGATATCATGGCGGGAAAACCAGACTATCTCAGCGGCCCGCTCGAAGATTGGGAGCCCGTGGATTCACCCCCGAAGGGGCTTGATTCTAGTACTCCGCCCCCCAAGCCAGACCATGTGGCGCAGGAATGGAGTAAAGTAGCCCGGAAATATGCCGCCGATTCCGGCCGGTCCGGCTCGTCCTCTGAACACTCCACGCTGGTGCGGGCGAAAAAGAAGGGATCCCGCGATACCGACGTGAATGCCAAGACCTTTGTCTTGTCTGGAAATAAGATCGTCGGCTCACAGGGTTGATGTTGCACCGCGGCATATCGCCGCCGCCTGAAACGGGGCGGCGGCTTTTTCATGCGAACTTCACGCGGACCGCGTCAGAAGTATCATTTCGGTAAGCCAGAGCGGTCTCAAAGACAGCCCAAAGACGCCAGAAAATATCAGTCGATCCGACTTACATCGGCGAGCTGGCTGTGGCCGCTGTCGTTTGGGCCGGCGGGTTGCAAGCAGACTGGCAGGGGCCGCTCTGCTCTCAAGCATGCTGCTGGGCATGATCTCTCGAGTATGGACGGCTCCGGGTTGGCAAGAAGAATCTTCACTTTGCAGCACTGGTCGGAGCAGCCATGTGTTCGGCCTGTTTACGCGGTACCCATGACCGCTGGCCATAATGCCCTCCGCGGATCAGGTCCCGGTCAATAGCACGCATTCGACGATGCTGTGGCCCAAGTGGGTTGTCCTGATCGCCGGATCGACCCGGCGCTGCACCGTCGCACTGGATCGATGCCAGGCGATGATGCGTCGGTCGAACTCCAGGATCTGGGGTACATCTGCACAAAGTTCCGGCCCCTTCAAGGGCATGACGGTCAGGGACAACTTTGGAACTGGAGGCGGTCCGGCCGGGAATTTTATCTTATCCAAGATAGACGCATTTTTTGAGGCGTCCTCTGGTTGCATCCTGCGAGGAGGTGTATTTTCTGGTTCCTCCCTGCAACCTCACACGAAGCTGCCGCGGCTGGATGGGGTTGACAATTCATAAGGAATTCCTTATATGCTGGTTTCGTTCGAAGATCCGCAATTGGGAGATGCGGCTGATGAATTGGAGCAGCTCGGGCATGATTTCGCCTGCGAGGTCCTGCTGTACCTTCAGAAGATTCACAGCGGATCGGTGGACGCAAGGAATTTGTCGCCCTTCTATACTTATAGGGGCGTTGAGATGTTCCAAATCTTCGGAGGAGACAAGTTCGCCATCTTCGCTGTCGAAATTGATGGTGATGGCGACGTGACGGTGACGCTGATGCTTGCGGCTGAGCATGGCGTGCTGATGTATGCTGGAGGGTCTTCCTGGAATGGCAACGACTATAGTGCCTTGAAGACCGGAATACTGAATGCGCGAGCTTCAGTTTGGTTTGTATGAAGAGTGGAGGCAGCAATGGTCAAACTCAAAGTCGAAAAAAGCAGCGAGCGTCGACCGCAAGCCGTTGCTGAGGTTAGCAGCAACGGGCGCGGTCGTTCGCTCGCTGACCTTGTGGAAAAAATCGAACATGCTGATCCAAACCTTTCAGCCGAAAAACAACTGTCGAGTGCGGCGATGCGTGCTGGTGAGCTAGTTCGAGCCATGCGCAAGGATGCCCGTCTCTCACAATCCCAATTGGCGGAAAAGTTGGGCGTAAGCCAGGCTCGGGTTAGCGAAATCGAATCGGGTGTCGGAATCCAGGGACCCACTTGGGATTTGATGGAGCGAATTTCAGTTGCATGCGGCAAAACGCTTGGGGTTGCTACGTCCAGCGATGATCTAGAACTCGCGGCTCACATGCCTATGACTATGTAGTCTGATCTGTCGATGAGAACCTGAAGTAGATGGGTTACTCGTGGTGGGACGCACTCAAAGATCTTCTGGGCGTCGCGAGTCCAATATTCATTGCAGTCCCCTGGCTGAAAGACTTCTGGCTGCGTCATCGGAGGTCGCGGGTCGAACAAGTCGAAGCAACCGGACGCCTGGGTCGGTTAAAGCAATCGATTGAAGGTGCAATCCGCCAAAAGATCGAATCCCCGAAAGTCGCAGACTTCGTGTGGACCATACTTGGTCTTGCGCTGATCCTCGCGAGCTTCTTGATCGCGTTTATTCGAGGTCTCAGTGATCTCCTCGGACAAGAGAGCTAAATCCCGCGATGGTGTCTTCGCATTGAGTGGGTGTGACCCTTCACTAGGACCCGGGAATCTCCCATGAGCTCACCACCGCGAGGTCTCCCGCCATCTGAATGGCCTCATTTCGGCGCCCTTTCAGGGGCTTAGCGGCCCCTGAAGGGCGTTGGAGGCCTGGATTTCGATGAAATGAATGTCATCGTCGAAGGCCGAATGGCGCGTCCGAACGAGAAGCAGATACCGGTCCTCCGGGATTGATCGAGACCACCGTCAACCCAGCGTGTAGCGTCGGCTTGGCGAGCGCGCAGGACGCCAATGAAATCGTGCGAAGGAAG from Bradyrhizobium zhanjiangense includes these protein-coding regions:
- a CDS encoding nucleotidyl transferase AbiEii/AbiGii toxin family protein, whose product is MAAAIWADPAHHTVAGLISIRELATVTALIDNERRGGTRGAAIRWDFLRVGNDGSRRFGPPPVPADVFHSYSDMAEDGIEVLAYDYVEAFAEKFRALAERTRPRDLYDVANLYRNADCRADRVLSRSSGVPLGAP
- a CDS encoding helix-turn-helix transcriptional regulator → MVKLKVEKSSERRPQAVAEVSSNGRGRSLADLVEKIEHADPNLSAEKQLSSAAMRAGELVRAMRKDARLSQSQLAEKLGVSQARVSEIESGVGIQGPTWDLMERISVACGKTLGVATSSDDLELAAHMPMTM